Proteins encoded in a region of the Streptomyces sp. NBC_00310 genome:
- a CDS encoding IS30 family transposase, with amino-acid sequence MKTSDVPEGRRRQWRADRALRPAMRSPGRPDPSRVVQRQFWRLIATGVTTVEASLAVGVSWPVGARWFRHAGGMPPISLAEPTGRYLAFEEREEIAILRAMNKGVREIARALGRDPGTISRELRRNAATRGGKQEYRATVAQWKAQQAAKRPRTAKLTGNDRLREYVQDRLVGSVRRPDNTIVAGPRTPAWKGLNKPHRQDRRWATAWSPEQISHRLHVDFPDDESMRISHEAIYQALFIEGRGALKRELVTCLRTGRALRTPRARSQNKPQGHVTADVILSERPAEAADRAVPGHWEGDLIIGTGRSAIGTLVERSSRSTLLVHLPRLEGWGENPPVKNGTSLGGYGAIAMNAALTTSMTQLPEQLRKTLTWDRGKELSGHAQFAIDTGTKVFFADPHSPWQRPTNENTNGLLRQYFPKGTDLSRWSSTDLEAVAMAINNRPRKTLGWRTPAEVFEEQLRSLQQPGVATTG; translated from the coding sequence TTGAAGACCAGCGATGTTCCGGAGGGTCGGCGTCGGCAGTGGCGCGCTGATCGTGCGTTGCGGCCGGCGATGCGTTCGCCGGGGCGGCCTGATCCGTCTCGAGTCGTGCAGCGCCAGTTCTGGCGGCTGATCGCCACGGGGGTCACGACGGTGGAGGCGTCGTTGGCGGTCGGCGTGTCGTGGCCGGTGGGTGCGAGGTGGTTTCGTCACGCTGGCGGCATGCCTCCGATCTCGTTGGCCGAGCCCACGGGCCGGTACCTCGCGTTCGAGGAGCGCGAGGAGATCGCGATCCTCAGGGCGATGAACAAGGGCGTGCGCGAGATCGCCCGCGCCCTGGGGCGTGACCCCGGAACGATCTCTCGCGAACTGCGCCGCAACGCCGCCACGCGCGGCGGCAAGCAGGAGTACCGCGCGACGGTCGCCCAGTGGAAAGCACAGCAGGCCGCCAAGCGCCCGAGGACCGCGAAGCTCACAGGCAACGACAGGTTGCGTGAGTACGTGCAGGACCGGCTCGTCGGCAGTGTCCGCCGCCCCGACAACACGATCGTCGCCGGGCCCAGGACGCCCGCATGGAAAGGGCTGAACAAGCCGCACCGGCAGGACAGACGATGGGCGACGGCATGGAGCCCGGAGCAGATTTCGCACCGTCTCCATGTCGACTTCCCCGATGATGAGTCCATGCGCATCAGCCACGAAGCGATCTACCAGGCGCTGTTCATCGAGGGCCGTGGCGCGCTCAAGCGGGAACTGGTCACGTGTCTGCGCACCGGCCGGGCGCTGCGGACTCCCCGTGCACGGTCACAGAACAAACCGCAGGGGCATGTCACCGCGGACGTCATCCTCAGCGAACGCCCCGCCGAGGCCGCAGACCGCGCGGTCCCCGGACACTGGGAAGGCGATTTGATCATCGGGACGGGTCGCTCCGCGATCGGCACGCTGGTCGAGCGCAGCAGCCGCTCCACGCTCCTGGTGCACCTGCCCCGGCTCGAGGGCTGGGGCGAGAATCCGCCCGTGAAGAACGGCACCTCACTCGGGGGCTATGGCGCGATCGCGATGAACGCGGCGCTCACGACGTCGATGACGCAGCTGCCCGAGCAGCTACGCAAAACCCTCACCTGGGACCGCGGAAAGGAACTCTCCGGCCACGCCCAGTTCGCCATCGATACCGGGACGAAGGTGTTCTTCGCCGATCCCCACTCACCCTGGCAACGACCGACGAACGAGAACACGAACGGGCTGCTGCGTCAGTACTTCCCGAAGGGCACCGATCTGTCCCGGTGGTCGTCCACGGACCTCGAAGCCGTCGCCATGGCGATCAACAACCGGCCCCGCAAGACCCTCGGCTGGCGGACACCCGCCGAGGTCTTCGAAGAGCAGCTACGCTCGCTGCAACAGCCCGGTGTTGCAACGACTGGTTGA
- a CDS encoding DUF6152 family protein: MHFITIAAPVARTGARRVRLATASLVSAAMLIMFSAGAAQAHHGFDDFDTDRLYYISGTVSQVRWGEPHSYFHVTIDSDLPADTPERDLPEGLRDAADSDPINAAPSYSGSHEELEVTIAPPSFTGMWGLDRELEDGERIEAVGYVGRSHTDEFRPVVFWYEEGKPVNQVLNEELPATPLPVPYPEGDAPSADADQDSPSASADSEGTSPVAVWATVGGVLVAVIAGGAFYLRRRSPRA; this comes from the coding sequence ATGCACTTCATCACCATCGCCGCACCCGTGGCTCGCACCGGCGCCCGTCGCGTCAGGCTGGCGACAGCGTCTCTGGTCTCCGCGGCGATGCTCATCATGTTTTCGGCGGGTGCCGCACAGGCGCACCACGGGTTCGACGACTTCGATACCGATCGCCTCTACTACATCTCGGGTACCGTCTCGCAGGTCCGCTGGGGCGAGCCGCACTCCTACTTCCACGTGACCATCGACAGCGATCTCCCCGCTGACACCCCCGAGCGCGATCTGCCTGAGGGACTGCGGGACGCCGCCGACAGCGACCCGATCAACGCCGCACCGTCCTACAGCGGTTCTCACGAGGAGCTGGAGGTCACCATCGCGCCGCCGAGCTTCACGGGGATGTGGGGCCTGGACCGCGAGCTCGAAGACGGCGAGCGGATCGAAGCCGTCGGTTACGTCGGCAGGAGTCACACCGACGAGTTCCGTCCGGTCGTGTTCTGGTACGAAGAGGGGAAACCTGTCAACCAGGTGCTCAACGAGGAACTTCCGGCGACGCCGCTGCCGGTGCCGTATCCGGAGGGCGACGCACCGTCCGCCGACGCCGACCAGGATTCCCCGTCTGCCTCAGCGGACTCCGAGGGCACGTCACCGGTCGCGGTGTGGGCCACGGTCGGTGGCGTACTGGTCGCCGTCATCGCAGGTGGAGCCTTCTACCTGCGACGACGCTCGCCCCGAGCGTGA
- a CDS encoding transposase, translating into MAMKDYSDEFKADAVALYESTPGATYKSVAADLGVNRATLREWVLRERERRGVSAAAAKPAARPREAAASADPHERVRQLEARVAELEASERKLATERDILRKAAKYFAGETNW; encoded by the coding sequence ATGGCGATGAAGGACTACTCGGACGAGTTCAAGGCCGATGCCGTGGCCCTGTACGAGTCCACACCCGGGGCGACGTACAAGAGCGTCGCCGCTGACCTGGGCGTCAACCGGGCGACCCTGCGTGAGTGGGTGCTGCGTGAGCGCGAACGCCGTGGCGTCAGCGCCGCGGCTGCGAAGCCGGCCGCCCGGCCTCGGGAGGCGGCGGCGTCCGCTGATCCGCACGAGCGGGTGCGGCAGCTGGAGGCGCGGGTGGCCGAGCTCGAGGCGAGTGAGCGCAAGCTCGCCACCGAGCGGGACATCCTCCGCAAGGCGGCCAAGTATTTCGCCGGGGAGACGAACTGGTGA
- a CDS encoding DUF4158 domain-containing protein, with product MATRVFSDEELEGLWSFPATGKDEMTRHFTLTSADQAFLGKFRRAQNVRGAAAQLSNLPWLGFVPDDIPSAPPAAVGRLARQLELAVADLAGCGEREQTRTDHLREIAEYLSW from the coding sequence ATGGCGACGCGGGTGTTTTCTGATGAGGAGCTGGAAGGTTTATGGTCCTTCCCTGCGACCGGCAAGGACGAGATGACCCGCCACTTCACGCTCACCTCGGCCGATCAGGCGTTCCTCGGCAAGTTCCGCCGGGCCCAGAACGTACGCGGCGCCGCCGCCCAGCTCTCGAATCTGCCCTGGCTGGGGTTCGTTCCCGACGACATCCCCTCCGCGCCGCCCGCGGCGGTGGGGCGTCTGGCGAGGCAGCTCGAGCTCGCCGTCGCCGACCTGGCGGGCTGCGGAGAGCGCGAGCAGACCCGCACGGACCACCTGCGGGAGATTGCCGAGTACCTGTCGTGGTAG
- a CDS encoding IS3 family transposase: MRTRFQFVDDHRDTYEVKRLCQVLDVNRSSYYKWLAGAEARAARQRQDRVLAEEIREVHGESGGAYGSPRVTAELRGKGRRVNEKRVARIMRAFSITGIRLRRRVRTTVPDPATSPVPDLFQRDFTATEPGRKYMGDITYLPLAGGEFLYLATVLDCFSRKVVGWSIADHMRTSLVADALRMAASTRGGLDGAVFHSDHGAQGGFNWSSQHFDLGGVRRGHGGLEFEDQRCSGGSASAVAR, encoded by the coding sequence GTGAGGACCCGCTTCCAGTTCGTTGACGACCACCGGGACACCTACGAGGTGAAGCGGCTCTGCCAGGTCCTGGACGTGAACCGGTCCAGCTACTACAAGTGGCTCGCCGGCGCCGAGGCCCGGGCCGCCCGGCAGCGGCAGGACCGGGTCCTGGCCGAGGAGATCCGCGAGGTCCACGGCGAGTCCGGCGGAGCCTACGGCTCCCCGCGAGTGACCGCCGAGCTCCGCGGGAAAGGGCGGCGGGTCAACGAAAAGCGGGTCGCCCGGATCATGCGGGCGTTCTCCATCACCGGAATCCGCCTGCGCAGACGCGTGCGCACCACCGTCCCGGACCCGGCCACCTCACCGGTCCCGGACCTGTTCCAGCGGGACTTCACCGCCACCGAGCCGGGGCGCAAATACATGGGCGACATCACGTATCTCCCGCTGGCAGGCGGGGAGTTCCTCTATCTCGCGACCGTGCTGGACTGCTTCAGCCGCAAGGTCGTCGGCTGGTCCATCGCCGACCACATGCGCACCAGTCTGGTCGCCGACGCACTGCGGATGGCGGCCTCGACCCGAGGTGGCCTGGACGGTGCCGTGTTCCACTCCGACCATGGGGCCCAGGGTGGATTCAACTGGTCGTCGCAACACTTTGATCTCGGAGGTGTGCGACGTGGCCACGGCGGACTGGAGTTTGAAGACCAGCGATGTTCCGGAGGGTCGGCGTCGGCAGTGGCGCGCTGA
- a CDS encoding IS5 family transposase, translating into MTEAEWQVIRAVLPVPAWLEGRGGRPEGFCHRQMIDAVRYVADNGVKWVNLPADFPPYRRVHAFARRWQITGLLAELHDRLRDKVRQKEGRTVDPTAAIVDSQSVRAAANIPRSTSGWDGGKKVGGRKRHLVVDCLGMVLAVAVTAASVQDRDAAVPLLERLRKMYFSIRLVWADGGYAGRLVDWAAEKLQLTLDIVKRTDDTTGFVVLPRRWVVERTLSWLMRSRRLARDYETLPAMHEAMVLWSMTMLMSGRLAGRRPGAFSRPALRAR; encoded by the coding sequence ATGACGGAGGCGGAGTGGCAGGTCATCCGGGCAGTGCTGCCGGTTCCGGCCTGGCTGGAGGGCCGGGGCGGGCGGCCGGAGGGCTTCTGCCACCGGCAGATGATCGACGCGGTCCGCTATGTGGCCGACAACGGCGTCAAGTGGGTCAACCTGCCTGCGGACTTCCCGCCGTATCGGCGGGTGCATGCTTTCGCCCGCCGCTGGCAGATCACGGGTCTGCTCGCCGAGCTCCACGACCGGCTGCGCGACAAGGTCCGCCAGAAGGAAGGCCGCACGGTGGATCCGACTGCTGCCATCGTGGACTCACAGTCGGTGCGGGCAGCGGCGAACATCCCGCGCTCCACCTCCGGCTGGGACGGCGGGAAGAAGGTGGGCGGCCGCAAGCGGCACCTGGTGGTGGACTGCCTCGGCATGGTCCTGGCCGTGGCTGTGACCGCGGCGAGCGTGCAGGACCGCGACGCCGCCGTCCCCCTGCTCGAGCGGCTTCGGAAGATGTACTTCTCCATCCGCCTGGTGTGGGCGGACGGCGGCTATGCCGGGCGCCTGGTCGACTGGGCAGCCGAGAAACTCCAGCTCACCCTCGACATCGTCAAACGCACCGACGACACCACCGGGTTCGTGGTGCTGCCCCGCAGGTGGGTGGTGGAAAGAACGCTGAGCTGGCTGATGCGCTCACGTCGTCTGGCGCGTGACTACGAGACGCTGCCCGCCATGCACGAGGCCATGGTGCTGTGGTCGATGACCATGCTTATGAGCGGCCGCCTGGCCGGACGCCGCCCAGGTGCTTTCAGCCGGCCGGCCCTTCGAGCGCGGTGA
- a CDS encoding transposase, with protein sequence MIPRSFPPAPGWSPDGHRIKNEIDYSRGPEKTWVYGALRVRDGQELTMTATSRNSAFYQQFLQLVEDANPIGDIYVITDNLSSHNSVSTRTWLEDHPRIRHVFIPVGACWLNLQEGWWRIFRKTGLPP encoded by the coding sequence GTGATCCCACGCTCCTTCCCGCCGGCACCGGGCTGGTCACCGGACGGACACCGCATCAAGAACGAGATCGACTACTCCCGCGGACCGGAGAAAACCTGGGTCTACGGCGCCTTACGCGTCCGCGACGGCCAGGAACTCACGATGACCGCCACCTCCCGCAACAGCGCCTTCTACCAGCAGTTCCTTCAGCTGGTCGAGGACGCCAACCCCATCGGGGACATCTATGTGATCACCGACAACCTGTCCTCGCACAACAGCGTGTCCACCCGGACCTGGCTCGAGGACCACCCCCGCATCAGGCACGTGTTCATCCCGGTCGGCGCCTGCTGGCTCAACCTCCAAGAGGGCTGGTGGCGCATCTTCCGCAAGACGGGCCTTCCCCCGTGA
- a CDS encoding aquaporin, producing MIRKLAAELLGTGLLVYFAVGAATLSFGFGTAGSSYAAGVVATALAFGLVLLALAYVLGPVSGCHVNPAVTIGALLTGRIPLVQAVGYWAAQFIGGILGALLLWATFAGSPRYSRSATGLGADGWGAASAIHINGGGAFLAEVVLTTLFVFVALGATDEAANATVAGLTIGLALAVCHLIGIPITGTSVNPARSLGPALIIGGTALSQVWLFIIAPLAGGILAAGLYRLVFPKSEPVPHETLTSGVE from the coding sequence ATGATCCGTAAGCTGGCTGCGGAACTGCTGGGAACAGGACTGCTCGTATATTTCGCCGTCGGGGCGGCAACCCTTTCGTTCGGCTTCGGGACTGCGGGGAGCAGTTACGCCGCTGGTGTGGTCGCTACCGCGCTCGCGTTCGGTCTCGTCCTATTGGCACTGGCGTACGTGCTCGGGCCCGTCTCCGGCTGTCACGTCAACCCAGCCGTCACCATCGGAGCCCTGTTGACGGGCCGAATTCCGCTGGTCCAGGCGGTCGGTTACTGGGCTGCGCAGTTCATCGGCGGCATCCTCGGGGCTTTGCTCCTGTGGGCCACGTTCGCCGGTTCACCCAGGTACAGCCGTTCGGCCACCGGCCTTGGGGCCGACGGCTGGGGCGCCGCCAGTGCTATCCACATCAATGGGGGCGGCGCCTTCCTGGCCGAGGTGGTGCTGACCACACTCTTTGTTTTCGTCGCCCTCGGCGCGACAGATGAGGCCGCGAATGCCACCGTGGCAGGGCTGACAATCGGTCTGGCGCTCGCCGTGTGCCACCTTATCGGGATTCCGATCACTGGAACGTCGGTGAACCCGGCCCGCAGTCTCGGTCCTGCCCTCATCATCGGCGGGACGGCCCTTTCCCAGGTCTGGCTCTTCATCATCGCCCCCCTCGCGGGTGGCATCCTGGCGGCCGGCCTTTACCGGCTGGTTTTCCCGAAGTCCGAACCCGTCCCGCATGAAACCTTGACCAGCGGCGTTGAATAA
- a CDS encoding helix-turn-helix domain-containing protein — protein sequence MDSTHASAKDCGNRASWCLVWFAPPSYQEALLSCADSRAITRSGTLFEQANSVIDKRMASQKTVRRWLHRFNRLGLEGLEDLGGQGRKRRITEAERSRIIAMVKQTPPGRLEVQPSNEMWAADESGPSEWTLDALAAAARGLGIEVSRSQVRRILVAEGVRWRRTRSWTRSRDADFEGKGRGSSSSTPARPPARRSSAPTSSAR from the coding sequence TTGGACTCCACGCACGCGAGCGCGAAAGACTGCGGCAACAGGGCCTCCTGGTGCTTGGTTTGGTTCGCACCCCCGAGCTACCAAGAGGCCCTGCTGTCATGCGCCGACTCTCGCGCGATCACCCGATCAGGAACCCTGTTCGAGCAGGCCAACTCCGTGATCGATAAGCGGATGGCGTCTCAGAAGACGGTGCGTCGCTGGCTGCACCGCTTCAACCGCTTGGGGCTTGAGGGCCTGGAGGATCTGGGCGGGCAGGGCCGCAAGCGAAGGATCACCGAGGCCGAACGCTCCCGGATCATCGCGATGGTCAAGCAGACTCCGCCCGGCCGGCTTGAGGTGCAGCCGTCGAACGAGATGTGGGCCGCGGACGAGTCGGGACCCTCGGAGTGGACCTTGGACGCACTGGCTGCCGCGGCCCGGGGCCTGGGAATCGAGGTCAGCCGCTCCCAGGTTCGCCGCATCCTGGTGGCCGAGGGCGTGCGTTGGCGGCGCACGCGCTCGTGGACGCGCTCGAGAGATGCGGACTTTGAGGGAAAAGGACGCGGATCGTCGAGCTCTACACCAGCCCGCCCGCCGGCGCGACGGTCGTCTGCGCCGACGAGCTCGGCCCGGTGA
- a CDS encoding SDR family NAD(P)-dependent oxidoreductase yields the protein MTSKLTGTVALVTGASGGIGAATARLLAEQGASVALVARRKDRLDGLATEITQAGGSALAVAADIADSEQAEAAVHQTVDHVGRLDILVNNAGLMLLGPVVGADPKEWERMITVTVQGLLRTVDHAH from the coding sequence ATGACTTCGAAGCTCACCGGCACCGTCGCACTTGTCACGGGCGCGAGCGGCGGTATCGGCGCCGCCACCGCCCGCCTCCTCGCCGAGCAGGGCGCCTCCGTGGCGCTGGTGGCCCGGCGCAAGGACCGCCTGGACGGTCTCGCCACAGAGATCACTCAGGCTGGAGGTTCGGCCCTGGCGGTGGCGGCGGACATTGCCGACTCCGAGCAGGCCGAGGCAGCGGTGCATCAGACCGTCGACCATGTCGGACGCCTGGACATTCTGGTCAACAACGCCGGCCTGATGCTCCTAGGCCCCGTCGTCGGCGCGGACCCCAAGGAGTGGGAGCGCATGATCACGGTCACCGTCCAGGGCCTGCTGCGAACTGTGGATCATGCCCACTGA
- the ltrA gene encoding group II intron reverse transcriptase/maturase, whose protein sequence is MLEDAGVETPAAQRDAPLVRPLRVREMQTKLHRWAAADPGCRFDDLYHLVCDRRFLALAWDRVAGNTGARTAGVDRATVRSIAERVGVEVFLDQLREQLRQRTFRPLPVRERMIPKHGGKLRSLGIPTVADRVVQAALKLVLEPVFEADFAPVSYGFRPNRRAHDAIAEIHFWGTQGYRQVLDADIEACFDSIDHTALMDQVRSRVKDKRVLALVKAFLKAGILRETGAMEASETGTPQGGILSPLLANIALSVLDEHVMGAWKPGGTMSSDSRRFTRVAKNLPNWRIVRYADDFVVLVRGEGHHVEALKTEIGEALAPLGLRLSPSKTRVVHMADGFDFLGFHIKWMRKRGTDKHYVYTFIADKPVRELKRKIRALTHRRSQVPFVAVLSRINQILRGWANYFKHAVAKHTFNTLRSFVWWRVDNMITYRRRMTWTALRRQFKGPQGWRQIALDGVTLFNIASVTVTRYRWRGLNIPTPWIA, encoded by the coding sequence ATGCTCGAAGACGCCGGGGTGGAGACTCCGGCCGCGCAGCGCGACGCGCCGTTGGTGCGGCCGCTGCGGGTACGGGAGATGCAGACCAAGCTGCACCGTTGGGCGGCGGCCGATCCCGGCTGCCGCTTCGATGATCTGTACCACCTGGTATGCGACCGCAGGTTCCTCGCGCTGGCGTGGGACCGGGTCGCCGGCAACACCGGTGCCCGCACTGCCGGCGTGGATCGGGCCACGGTCCGGTCCATCGCCGAGCGGGTGGGCGTGGAGGTGTTCCTGGACCAGCTGCGCGAGCAGCTGCGGCAGCGGACGTTCCGCCCGCTGCCGGTACGCGAGCGGATGATCCCCAAGCACGGCGGGAAACTGAGGAGTCTGGGCATCCCGACCGTGGCCGACCGCGTGGTCCAGGCCGCACTGAAACTGGTGCTGGAACCCGTCTTCGAGGCCGACTTTGCGCCGGTCTCCTACGGGTTCCGCCCCAACCGGAGGGCGCACGACGCGATCGCCGAGATCCACTTCTGGGGCACTCAAGGCTACCGCCAGGTCCTGGACGCGGACATCGAGGCGTGCTTCGACTCGATCGACCACACGGCCCTCATGGACCAGGTGCGCTCTCGGGTCAAGGACAAGCGCGTGCTCGCCCTGGTCAAGGCGTTCCTGAAGGCCGGAATCCTGCGGGAGACCGGAGCGATGGAGGCGTCTGAGACCGGCACCCCGCAAGGCGGGATCCTCTCTCCGCTGCTGGCCAACATCGCCCTGTCCGTGCTCGATGAGCACGTGATGGGGGCGTGGAAGCCCGGCGGGACGATGTCCAGCGACTCACGTCGCTTCACACGGGTGGCCAAGAACCTGCCGAACTGGCGGATCGTGCGCTATGCGGACGACTTCGTCGTGCTCGTCAGGGGCGAAGGCCACCACGTCGAGGCGCTGAAGACGGAGATCGGCGAGGCCCTCGCCCCGCTCGGACTGCGCCTGTCGCCGTCCAAGACACGCGTGGTGCACATGGCCGACGGGTTCGACTTCCTCGGCTTCCACATCAAGTGGATGCGCAAGCGGGGAACGGACAAGCACTACGTCTATACCTTCATCGCGGACAAGCCGGTCCGCGAACTGAAGCGCAAGATCCGGGCGCTGACCCACCGGAGGTCGCAGGTCCCGTTCGTCGCCGTGCTGTCGAGGATCAACCAGATCCTGCGCGGCTGGGCCAACTACTTCAAGCACGCCGTCGCCAAGCACACGTTCAACACCTTACGTTCGTTCGTGTGGTGGCGCGTGGACAACATGATCACGTACCGGCGGCGCATGACGTGGACGGCCCTGCGCCGACAGTTCAAAGGCCCTCAGGGCTGGCGGCAGATCGCCCTGGACGGAGTCACGTTGTTCAACATCGCTTCGGTGACGGTTACCCGCTACCGATGGCGCGGGCTGAACATCCCGACACCGTGGATCGCATAG
- a CDS encoding SpoIIE family protein phosphatase, with protein MKHEHDTVVGYTASAVIDGRGTVTGWSAEAQMLLGYTTAEIVGQSAARLLAHDLSESTLRSLADRVPWADQPRWHGTVQLRHRDGHSVAVRLLVHRRRFFGSQEESEWLVVSPVAGKVSPQDDAELLERAFAQQPCGVAIYDSDRRMRLANVVMERGLGLTLPEMRGLRVSEIVPHPDLEATDKAIGEVLETGRPQHRENVFSTPGQGRHQAWAVSLAPLQDADGEVHAVCLSGHDETQQHWARRRLQLLNEASASIGRTLDMVRTAQELADVAVRGLADFVGVDILTSGDVDGEPGSPSRTVTPVVLRHLAHASITETCPEIPLTVDDLRTYPEASPQAECLGTRRTVLRLVTGPDSTSGPWANQDQDTAVHAAPRAEFHLMVVPMRARGETLGVALFGRRRLQEAFDPDDGLLAEEITARAALCIDNARRYTRERSTALTLQRSLLPRWLPRQSAVEAAFRYLPAGARAGVGGDWFDVIPLSGARVALVVGDVVGHGIQASATMGCLRTAVRTLADVDLPPDELLTHLDDLVTHLADEAADGGTYTPGGAATDIADTPAAGDVGATCLYAVYDPVSRRCTLARAGHPLPFMVTPEGSVDLLDLPAGPPLGLGGLPFESAEVELDEGSLLVLYTDGLVESRDHDIDQGLGMLRQALTRPVRSLDEACDTVLEALLPDRPQDDIALLIARPNALDAGQVATWDIPADPVAVGQARKNVSAQLGEWELEEVLFTTELVVSELVTNAIRYAEPPIQLRLIHDRTLICEVSDASNTAPHLRRARVFDEGGRGLLLVAQLTHGWGTRQSSTGKTIWAEQALPNAVPDPGPFITDELERLVS; from the coding sequence ATGAAGCACGAGCACGACACTGTCGTCGGCTACACCGCTTCAGCCGTCATCGATGGGCGGGGCACCGTGACGGGCTGGAGCGCTGAGGCCCAAATGCTGCTGGGCTACACCACCGCGGAAATCGTGGGACAGTCTGCCGCTCGTCTGTTGGCGCATGACCTGTCCGAATCAACGCTGCGATCGTTGGCGGACCGGGTCCCCTGGGCAGACCAGCCCCGATGGCACGGGACGGTCCAGCTGCGGCATCGGGACGGTCACAGCGTGGCGGTCAGGTTGCTGGTACATCGGCGGCGGTTCTTCGGCAGCCAGGAGGAGAGCGAGTGGCTGGTCGTGTCGCCCGTCGCGGGCAAGGTCAGTCCCCAGGACGACGCCGAACTGCTGGAGCGGGCCTTCGCCCAGCAGCCCTGCGGAGTCGCGATCTACGACAGTGACCGGCGCATGCGGCTGGCCAACGTGGTGATGGAACGGGGACTGGGTCTCACGCTGCCGGAGATGCGTGGGCTGCGTGTGTCGGAGATCGTTCCGCACCCTGATCTGGAGGCCACCGACAAGGCCATAGGTGAGGTGTTGGAGACGGGCAGGCCACAGCATCGGGAGAATGTCTTCAGTACGCCCGGCCAGGGCCGTCACCAGGCATGGGCGGTCTCCCTCGCCCCGCTGCAAGACGCCGACGGCGAGGTGCACGCCGTGTGTCTCAGTGGGCACGACGAGACCCAGCAGCACTGGGCGCGGCGGCGGCTCCAACTGCTCAACGAGGCGAGTGCGAGTATCGGCCGCACCCTGGACATGGTGCGCACCGCGCAGGAGCTCGCCGACGTCGCCGTTCGAGGGCTGGCGGACTTCGTGGGTGTCGACATACTCACCTCCGGTGACGTCGATGGTGAGCCCGGCTCCCCCTCGCGGACGGTCACGCCCGTCGTGCTCCGCCATCTCGCCCATGCGTCGATCACAGAGACCTGCCCCGAGATTCCCCTGACGGTCGACGACCTGCGGACCTATCCGGAGGCTTCGCCCCAGGCTGAGTGCCTGGGGACCAGGCGCACCGTCTTGCGACTGGTCACCGGGCCGGATTCCACCAGCGGGCCGTGGGCGAATCAGGATCAGGACACAGCGGTCCACGCGGCACCGCGAGCGGAGTTCCATCTGATGGTGGTGCCGATGCGGGCGCGTGGGGAGACCCTGGGCGTGGCCCTCTTCGGCCGCCGCCGGCTCCAGGAGGCGTTCGACCCCGACGACGGGCTGCTCGCTGAGGAGATCACGGCCCGCGCCGCGCTCTGCATCGACAACGCCCGCCGCTACACCCGTGAGCGGAGCACTGCCCTCACCCTGCAGCGCAGCCTGCTGCCTCGATGGCTGCCACGGCAGTCGGCGGTCGAGGCCGCGTTCCGTTATCTTCCCGCCGGCGCCCGGGCAGGCGTGGGCGGCGACTGGTTCGACGTCATCCCGCTCTCCGGAGCGCGGGTGGCGCTGGTGGTCGGTGACGTGGTCGGTCACGGCATCCAGGCATCAGCCACCATGGGGTGCCTGCGTACCGCGGTTCGCACCTTGGCTGACGTGGACCTCCCTCCCGACGAACTGCTGACTCACCTCGACGACCTCGTCACCCATCTCGCCGACGAGGCTGCCGACGGCGGGACGTACACCCCTGGTGGTGCCGCAACGGACATCGCAGATACACCGGCCGCAGGAGACGTCGGCGCCACCTGTCTCTACGCGGTCTACGATCCTGTTTCCCGCCGTTGCACCTTGGCCCGCGCGGGTCATCCACTGCCTTTCATGGTCACTCCCGAGGGAAGCGTCGACCTCCTCGACCTCCCGGCTGGTCCACCACTGGGCCTGGGCGGCCTCCCCTTCGAGTCTGCCGAGGTGGAACTGGACGAGGGTAGCCTGTTGGTCCTTTACACCGACGGACTCGTCGAGTCCCGCGATCACGACATCGACCAAGGACTCGGCATGCTGCGCCAGGCGCTCACCCGGCCTGTCCGGTCTCTGGACGAGGCATGCGACACGGTGCTCGAAGCCCTGTTGCCCGATCGTCCCCAGGACGACATCGCCCTGCTGATTGCCCGCCCCAACGCCCTGGACGCCGGACAGGTGGCCACCTGGGACATCCCGGCCGATCCTGTGGCCGTGGGCCAGGCCCGCAAGAACGTCTCCGCTCAACTGGGTGAATGGGAACTCGAAGAGGTTCTCTTCACCACTGAGTTGGTGGTCAGCGAGCTGGTCACCAACGCCATCCGGTACGCCGAACCGCCCATCCAGTTGCGCTTGATCCACGACCGTACGCTGATCTGCGAAGTCTCCGACGCAAGCAACACCGCCCCCCACCTGCGCCGTGCCCGCGTCTTCGACGAGGGTGGCCGCGGGCTCCTTCTCGTGGCCCAGCTCACCCACGGCTGGGGCACCCGCCAGTCCTCCACCGGAAAGACCATCTGGGCCGAGCAGGCGCTGCCGAATGCGGTGCCGGATCCTGGCCCGTTCATCACGGACGAGCTGGAGCGGCTCGTTTCGTGA